One genomic segment of Arachis duranensis cultivar V14167 chromosome 4, aradu.V14167.gnm2.J7QH, whole genome shotgun sequence includes these proteins:
- the LOC110280108 gene encoding uncharacterized protein LOC110280108, which yields MVAGSSSRPAVASSSVPAYEPPAPVVASPSFAVDLNGSVGDEVGTAKLVPTSVHCAASAGAGDGLFDDVEDDDVEPDMIADDSGDDIGASEPAGAGGGSSSGTQQYPPHFSSLDLDAMRQPGVPEEAAGFGARDAEGSAGMTEFQTYSIRRGVQYKVVESDYRRYVGKCSEFGNGCTWLIRLSLRQRKGIWEVKRYNGPHTCLASSISSDHRRLDYHVISAFIMPMVRADASVSIKVLLNATASHYGFRPTYRRVWMAKKKAVALIYGDWDESYNELPRWMLGVQVIMPGSIAVLRTSPVQVGGQLDESQAYFHRLFWTFLPCIETFRHCKPLVSIDGTHLYGKFGGTLLVAIAQDGNSNILPVAFALVEGENAESWSFFLSHIRHHVTPQPGLLVISDRYNGIKVTLEAPDGGWLPPAAYRAFYIWHIAANFALTFKGKDARRLIINAAYAKTEVEFDYWFDILRSEDPTMCDWANRIEYSLWTQYCDEGRRFGHMTTNISECVFNPQGCEEPSWSHSDLRHVTADTSRHFIFLVRTHWHAVPTHESLGTPTSTLSIDSVTFCVYQMGFRPPIPEGFWPLYDGPTVIPDPNKRRAREGRPRSTRIRTNMDEADPNRPKRCGLCRQPGHTRRSCPQVGGSQGIQS from the exons ATGGTTGCCGGTTCTAGCTCAAGACCTGCCGTTGCATCTTCCTCAGTTCCCGCCTACGAGCCACCCGCCCCGGTTGTCGCCTCCCCTTCGTTTGCTGTTGATCTCAACGGCAGTGTTGGTGACGAGGTTGGAACAGCGAAACTTGTACCTACCTCTGTACACTGTGCTGCATCGGCTGGGGCTGGAGATGGATTGTTTGATGATGTAGAGGACGATGATGTCGAGCCGGATATGATTGCTGATGATAGTGGCGATGATATTGGAGCGAGTGAGCCTGCCGGTGCCGGTGGTGGCTCTAGCTCTGGCACACAGCAGTACCCTCCAcatttttcatctttggaccTGGATGCCATGAGGCAGCCGGGGGTACCTGAGGAGGCTGCAGGATTTGGCGCTAGAGATGCAGAAGGATCAGCTGGTATGACAGAGTTTCAG ACTTACAGCATCCGCCGAGGTGTACAGTACAAGGTTGTGGAGTCTGATTATCGCCGTTACGTTGGCAAGTGTTCTGAGTTCgggaatgggtgcacatggttgattcggCTGAGTCTTCGGCAGCGCAAGGGCATATGGGAGGTCAAACGTTACAATGGACCGCATACTTGTCTCGCCAGCTCTATCTCCAGCGATCACAGGAGGTTGGATTATCATGTGATATCGGCATTCATTATGCCAATGGTTAGAGCTGATGCATCCGTTAGCATCAAGGTGCTCCTAAATGCGACTGCCTCGCACTATGGGTTCAGGCCGACCTATAGGAGGGTCTGGATGGCGAAGAAGAAGGCTGTTGCACTCATTTATGGTGACTGGGATGAGTCTTACAACGAGCTCCCAAGGTGGATGTTAGGAGTGCAGGTGATCATGCCTGGTTCTATTGCAGTTCTTCGGACTAGCCCTGTTCAAGTTGGGGGACAGCTGGACGAATCTCAGGCTTATTTTCACAGACTGTTTTGGACTTTTCTACCGTGTATCGAGACATTTCGTCATTGCAAGCCGTTGGTTAGTATTGATGGGACGCATCTATATGGCAAGTTTGGGGGTACTCTGCTTGTTGCAATTGCACAGGACGGGAACTCCAACATACTCCCTGTTGCATTCGCACTAGTCGAGGGTGAGAATGCTGAGTCTTGGTCATTCTTTCTCTCCCACATCCGTCATCACGTCACCCCACAGCCGGGTCTGCTCGTTATCTCTGACAGGTATAATGGCATCAAGGTCACCCTTGAGGCTCCCGACGGGGGCTGGCTGCCTCCGGCTGCATACCGAGCTTTCTACATTTGGCACATAGCAGCAAATTTTGCCCTCACCTTCAAGGGTAAAGACGCAAGGAGGCTTATTATTAATGCTGCCTATGCTAAGACGGAGGTTGAGTTCGATTACTGGTTTGATATTCTTCGCTCGGAAGATCCGACGATGTGTGATTGGGCAAACCGGATTGAGTATTCATTGTGGACACAGTATTGCGATGAGGGCCGGAGATTCGGTCACATGACGACTAATATATCTGAGTGTGTATTCAATCCTCAAGGGTGTGAGGAACCTTCCT GGTCTCACTCGGATCTCAGACATGTGACTGCGGATACTTCCAGGCACTTCATTTTCCTTGTCCGCACGCACTGGCATGCTGTGCCTACTCACGAGTCACTTGGCACTCCTACGTCCACCCTGTCTATCGACTCAGTAACGTTTTGTGTTTATCAGATGGGATTCAGACCTCCAATCCCAGAGGGTTTCTGGCCACTATATGATGGGCCGACGGTGATACCGGACCCGAACAAGAGGCGTGCAAGGGAGGGTCGTCCCAGGTCTACTCGGATACGGACGAACATGGACGAGGCAGATCCAAACCGGCCTAAGAGATGCGGCTTATGTCGGCAACCCGGACACACTCGTCGGAGCTGCCCACAGGTCGGAGGTAGCCAGGGTATACAGTCATAG